The Pseudomonas sp. IAC-BECa141 genome contains the following window.
GTTTCTTCGGCTTCTTGATCACCTGACCACTGGCATCGGTGTCCGGCACACGGTGCTCGGGCACGAAATCCGGCTCGACCTCACGCTTCAATGTACTGCGGGTCAGCATCTCGATCGCCGACAACATGTTCACTTCATCGGCACACACCAGCGAGATCGCCTGACCAGTCGAACCCGCGCGGCCAGTGCGGCCGATACGGTGAATGTAATCCTCGGCAACGATCGGCAGATCGAAGTTGACCACCAATGGCAGGTCTTCGATATCCAGACCACGGGCCGCCACGTCGGTGGCCACCAGAATCTGCACTTCGCTCAGTTTGAAACGGTCCAGCGCCCGCTGCCGGGTCGCCTGCGGCTTGTCACCGTGGATGCCGTCGGCGTTAACGCCCAGACCTTGAAGTTTTTCGACCAACGCATCCACACCGTTGCGAGTCTTGGCGAACACCAGCACCTGCTTCCACTTGTTCTTGCGCATCAGGTGCACGAACAGTTCCGGCTTGCGCTTCTTGTCCACCGTGACAATCCACTGCTTGACGGTATTGGCGGCCACGTTGCGCGGGCTGACTTCGATGCTCAGCGGATCGTTGAGCATCTGCCCGGCCAGCAGGCGGATGTCATCGGAGAAGGTCGCGGAGAACAGCAGCGTCTGACGTTTTTTCGGCAACGCGCGGTAAATGTTCGCCAGCTCTTCGGAAAAGCCCAGGTCGAGCATGCGGTCGGCTTCGTCCAGCACCAGGGTTTGCAGCTGATTGAACTTCAGCGCGTTCTGGCGGAACAGGTCGAGCAGACGGCCCGGGGTCGCGACCAGCAGATCGACGCCGCCGCGCAGCTTCATCATCTGCGGGTTGATGCTGACGCCGCCGTACACCGCGTACGTGCGCAGCGGCAGGTTTTCAGCGTACTGGCGCACGGCTTCGTGGACTTGTTCGGCCAGCTCGCGGGTCGGCACCAGAATCAGCGCACGCACCGAATTGGCGGTGACTTTCGGCCCTTCCATCGCCAGCAGTTGCAGCAGCGGCAAGGCAAAACCGGCGGTCTTGCCGGTGCCGGTCTGGGCCGCGGCCATCAGGTCACGACCCGCCAGCACGGCCGGTATGGCCTGCGCCTGCACCGGCGTCGGGGTCTGGTAGCCGAGCTTCTCGAGGGAGCGCAGCAAGGGTTCGATCAGGCCAAGGGTGGCGAAAGTCATGGGAGTACCGTAGGAAAAATCAGAGCGGTTGTGCAAAACAAGTATGCGATGACGCGCAGTTTACCCTAATTCCCACGCTGCTCCGTCGCTATGGCCGTCGTTGGGGCAGCCGGCTCGCTGACCACCGGCAACTGCCGAGGACGCCGCCACTGCGGCAGACCGATCAGCACCACCGCGCCGATGATCACCAGCATCGCCAGCGCCTCTTCGATGCCGATGGTCTCGCCGACAAACACAATCCCCAGCAACACCGCCACCGCCGGGTTCACATAGGCATAACTGGTGGCCGCCGCCGGGCGAACGTTTTTCAACAGATACATGTAGGCGTTGAAGGCGATGATCGAGCCGAAGAAGATCAGGTACGCCAGCGCCAGCCAGCCTTCCAGCGGCGGCATGGCTTGCAGGTGTTCGCCACTGGCCGCGCTGCCGATCAGCAGCACCGCACCGCCCACCAGCATTTCCACGGCACTGGCCATCGCGCCCTGGGGCAATGGCAGGTGTTTGCTCCACACCGAGCCGAACGCCCAGCTCGCCGCGGCAAAAATCAGCAGCGCCGCGCCCAGCGGGCTCGATTGCAGGTTGGAGCCCATGTTGAGCATCGCGATGCCGATAATCCCCATCACCACCCCGGCCCACTCCAGACGGGTGTTGCGCGCCCCCCAGAAATAACC
Protein-coding sequences here:
- the yedA gene encoding drug/metabolite exporter YedA — translated: MSALRRFSLPLIAAFFALYVIWGSTYLVIRIGVQYWPPLMLGGVRFVIAGTLMYAFLRWRGAPAPTWAQWKAAGIIGILLLSFGNGAVTLAEHSGVASGVAALAVATVPLFTLLCGYFWGARNTRLEWAGVVMGIIGIAMLNMGSNLQSSPLGAALLIFAAASWAFGSVWSKHLPLPQGAMASAVEMLVGGAVLLIGSAASGEHLQAMPPLEGWLALAYLIFFGSIIAFNAYMYLLKNVRPAAATSYAYVNPAVAVLLGIVFVGETIGIEEALAMLVIIGAVVLIGLPQWRRPRQLPVVSEPAAPTTAIATEQRGN
- a CDS encoding DEAD/DEAH box helicase, with amino-acid sequence MTFATLGLIEPLLRSLEKLGYQTPTPVQAQAIPAVLAGRDLMAAAQTGTGKTAGFALPLLQLLAMEGPKVTANSVRALILVPTRELAEQVHEAVRQYAENLPLRTYAVYGGVSINPQMMKLRGGVDLLVATPGRLLDLFRQNALKFNQLQTLVLDEADRMLDLGFSEELANIYRALPKKRQTLLFSATFSDDIRLLAGQMLNDPLSIEVSPRNVAANTVKQWIVTVDKKRKPELFVHLMRKNKWKQVLVFAKTRNGVDALVEKLQGLGVNADGIHGDKPQATRQRALDRFKLSEVQILVATDVAARGLDIEDLPLVVNFDLPIVAEDYIHRIGRTGRAGSTGQAISLVCADEVNMLSAIEMLTRSTLKREVEPDFVPEHRVPDTDASGQVIKKPKKPKKPKASGGGGGKRNLGKWVDSGETQAPEPSIKPVRKVPVFNTGPRKRKP